One Coffea arabica cultivar ET-39 chromosome 5c, Coffea Arabica ET-39 HiFi, whole genome shotgun sequence DNA window includes the following coding sequences:
- the LOC113690348 gene encoding uncharacterized protein isoform X1, with translation MADYHFVYKDLEGASTQWDDIQRKLGNLPPKPPAFKPPSFTPAEDPDSKPKDKAWVDDKTEEELEDLEDDLDDDRFLQEYRKKRLAEMRELAKIARFGSVMPISGSDFVREVSQAPADVWVVVVLYKDGHADCQLLLQCLEELAQRYPAAKFVKIISTDCIPNYPDQNIPTLLVYNNSAVKANYVGLRSFGRKCTPEGVALVLCQSDPILNDGQGGGEQSKKDVLDGVRKRFIEKVVTAREDDDGSSSD, from the exons ATGGCAGATTACCATTTTGTGTACAAGGATCTGGAAGGTGCCTCGACGCAATGGGACGATATCCAGAGAAAATTAGGGAACCTTCCTCCCAAACCCCCTGCTTTCAAGCCCCCTTCTTTCACCCCAGCCGAAGACCCCGACTCAAAGCCCAAAGACAAGGCCTGGGTCGATGACAAGACCGAAGAAGAACTTGAAGACCTTGAAGATGATCTTGACGATGATCGCTTCCTCCAAGAGTACAG GAAGAAGAGGTTGGCAGAGATGAGAGAATTAGCCAAAATTGCGAGGTTTGGGTCAGTGATGCCGATTTCTGGATCTGATTTTGTGCGAGAAGTTTCACAAGCACCAGCAGATGTTTGGGTTGTGGTGGTTCTTTACAAGGACGG ACACGCCGATTGCCAGCTTCTTTTGCAATGTTTGGAAGAACTGGCTCAAAGATATCCGGCAGCCAAGTTTGTGAAAATTATATCTACTGACTGTATTCCTAACTATCCTGATCAAAATATTCCAACTCTTTTGGTGTACAACAACAGTGCAGTCAAAGCAAACTATGTGGGTCTCCGTAGCTTTGGTCGGAAATGCACACCTGAAG GTGTTGCATTAGTTCTCTGTCAGTCGGATCCAATTCTCAATGATGGTCAGGGTGGGGGTGAACAGTCTAAGAAAGACGTTCTTGATGGAGTTAGGAAGAGGTTTATAGAGAAGGTTGTGACAGCACGCGAAGATGATGACGGATCTTCAAGTGATTAG
- the LOC113690348 gene encoding uncharacterized protein isoform X2: protein MADYHFVYKDLEGASTQWDDIQRKLGNLPPKPPAFKPPSFTPAEDPDSKPKDKAWVDDKTEEELEDLEDDLDDDRFLQEYRKKRLAEMRELAKIARFGSVMPISGSDFVREVSQAPADVWVVVVLYKDGAVKANYVGLRSFGRKCTPEGVALVLCQSDPILNDGQGGGEQSKKDVLDGVRKRFIEKVVTAREDDDGSSSD, encoded by the exons ATGGCAGATTACCATTTTGTGTACAAGGATCTGGAAGGTGCCTCGACGCAATGGGACGATATCCAGAGAAAATTAGGGAACCTTCCTCCCAAACCCCCTGCTTTCAAGCCCCCTTCTTTCACCCCAGCCGAAGACCCCGACTCAAAGCCCAAAGACAAGGCCTGGGTCGATGACAAGACCGAAGAAGAACTTGAAGACCTTGAAGATGATCTTGACGATGATCGCTTCCTCCAAGAGTACAG GAAGAAGAGGTTGGCAGAGATGAGAGAATTAGCCAAAATTGCGAGGTTTGGGTCAGTGATGCCGATTTCTGGATCTGATTTTGTGCGAGAAGTTTCACAAGCACCAGCAGATGTTTGGGTTGTGGTGGTTCTTTACAAGGACGG TGCAGTCAAAGCAAACTATGTGGGTCTCCGTAGCTTTGGTCGGAAATGCACACCTGAAG GTGTTGCATTAGTTCTCTGTCAGTCGGATCCAATTCTCAATGATGGTCAGGGTGGGGGTGAACAGTCTAAGAAAGACGTTCTTGATGGAGTTAGGAAGAGGTTTATAGAGAAGGTTGTGACAGCACGCGAAGATGATGACGGATCTTCAAGTGATTAG